One window of Nostoc sp. C052 genomic DNA carries:
- a CDS encoding alkaline phosphatase: MISFLRKYKRSLALTMVGLLCTVLLVFGNSVFQPTLAAGNGVNVIIMIGDGMGWNMARAAAVAKGAPFYTSGKGSGLSFQKLSGYGLVTTYGTTIEGNTPANPTGQPHLTSNSALDGSNTLTGASPIRPNFSFKPTPFNPGDRLDGNSLAEGNLTGYDPSKGGPLPWIPLTPANAGTYDTEYIKHSYPDSANTATTLYTGVKSFNNAMGVDIYEKKLKTILEIAKENNKSTGLVTSVPISHATPGAAASFVNRRSKYDSKYDPTKTNQDSILQQTLLNFQPNVLLGGGHPKDFDNKSSTSTTEGVFNYTYITEDTYQHLSNNPTSNRYGYTFLERGPNATQTLLNTAAKLNPNKGDKLFGLYGARGQEGNLPTSSSKGDYSLTGLNNGSLYSSVVKSVNPCPSGQIIPGTSGDCVPVVDAAGNPVNGPTPDTVRPLAPGETDASFIAREINENPTLADLTKAALTVLGKDKDGFWLMVEGGDIDWAAHDNNMDNLIGTMNDFDKAVQQVITWVENHGGWSKNLLLVTADHDHYLTLNNDFASKLTPNPDPNQARGLKYNAKDITFNKHNPREAGHFWGADPNYKYLWGSHSRRIVPVYYQGAYSSTLTRSFGQKLQFTDSSGTYTAPGVRGVVDQSHIFQAMKTAIASPHHSRNTN, encoded by the coding sequence ATGATTTCATTTTTGCGAAAGTACAAGCGATCGCTAGCTTTGACTATGGTCGGCTTGCTCTGTACTGTCCTACTAGTATTTGGTAATTCTGTTTTTCAGCCGACTCTAGCCGCTGGTAATGGAGTTAACGTAATTATCATGATTGGCGATGGTATGGGTTGGAATATGGCCCGAGCCGCAGCCGTTGCTAAAGGTGCTCCTTTTTACACAAGTGGTAAAGGCTCAGGTCTGAGCTTTCAAAAGCTAAGTGGATATGGGCTGGTAACAACTTACGGCACAACAATTGAGGGAAATACACCAGCTAACCCAACAGGTCAGCCACACCTAACAAGTAACTCCGCTTTGGATGGATCTAATACACTCACAGGTGCAAGTCCTATTCGTCCCAACTTCTCATTCAAGCCTACTCCTTTTAATCCAGGCGATCGACTTGATGGCAACAGTTTAGCAGAAGGTAATCTCACAGGCTACGACCCTAGTAAGGGCGGCCCTCTTCCCTGGATTCCTCTGACCCCTGCTAATGCTGGTACTTATGACACAGAGTACATCAAACACAGTTATCCCGATTCTGCTAACACCGCGACAACTCTTTATACTGGCGTAAAGAGCTTTAACAACGCGATGGGTGTAGACATTTACGAGAAAAAGTTGAAAACCATCCTGGAAATTGCCAAGGAAAATAATAAGTCTACAGGACTAGTTACTTCCGTACCCATTAGCCACGCAACGCCTGGTGCTGCCGCTTCTTTTGTGAATCGTCGCAGCAAATACGATAGTAAGTACGACCCCACCAAGACTAACCAAGACAGTATTCTGCAACAGACTTTACTAAACTTTCAGCCTAATGTTTTGTTGGGTGGTGGTCATCCGAAAGACTTTGACAATAAAAGTAGTACAAGTACCACAGAAGGTGTCTTTAACTATACGTATATCACAGAAGACACTTATCAACATCTCAGCAATAACCCTACGTCAAATCGTTATGGTTATACCTTTTTGGAACGTGGGCCAAATGCAACTCAGACATTGCTAAATACGGCTGCTAAACTCAATCCAAATAAGGGAGATAAATTATTTGGTCTATATGGTGCGCGTGGACAAGAAGGCAACCTTCCTACTAGTTCTTCTAAGGGAGACTACAGTCTCACAGGTTTGAACAACGGCTCGCTTTATAGCTCTGTTGTTAAGAGTGTAAATCCTTGTCCATCAGGTCAGATCATTCCTGGTACATCTGGGGATTGTGTTCCTGTCGTTGACGCAGCAGGAAACCCAGTTAATGGCCCCACACCTGATACTGTCCGTCCTCTGGCTCCCGGTGAAACCGATGCTAGCTTTATCGCCAGAGAGATTAACGAAAATCCGACTTTGGCTGATCTGACCAAAGCAGCTTTAACAGTTTTAGGTAAAGACAAAGATGGTTTTTGGCTAATGGTTGAGGGAGGCGATATCGATTGGGCTGCTCATGACAACAACATGGATAACCTAATTGGTACCATGAATGATTTTGATAAAGCAGTCCAGCAGGTGATTACTTGGGTAGAAAATCATGGTGGTTGGAGTAAGAACCTACTACTGGTTACTGCTGACCATGACCACTATCTAACTCTGAATAATGATTTTGCCTCTAAATTGACTCCTAATCCTGACCCGAATCAGGCTAGAGGCTTGAAGTATAACGCCAAAGACATCACCTTCAACAAGCACAATCCTAGAGAAGCTGGTCACTTCTGGGGAGCCGATCCAAATTACAAGTACCTCTGGGGTAGCCATAGCCGCCGGATTGTACCTGTGTACTATCAGGGTGCTTATTCATCAACCCTGACTCGATCTTTTGGACAAAAACTCCAGTTTACAGATAGTTCTGGTACTTACACTGCGCCAGGTGTTCGGGGTGTGGTCGATCAAAGTCATATCTTCCAAGCGATGAAAACTGCGATCGCAAGTCCGCACCACTCACGAAATACGAACTGA
- a CDS encoding cation diffusion facilitator family transporter, whose translation MLSLEWCGCEHDSAKVLNNQQKSKVLWLTVGLLAVFFVAEWSVGLWSQSLSLQADAGHILSDITALVISLLASFLAQQPAKKKATFGNQRIEVLAALLNGLGLLAIATFIILEAIQRWQHPAAILGLPMLGIAVLGLIVNLLNITLLHPHTHDDLNLRGALLHVIADTASSVGVIIAAIAVHLWDWWWADVAISLVVAIFTGLSALPLVQESLKIFLEYAPESIDPLEVEISLKSFPGVVQVEKLHIWTLSLNKVMLCANLTVECTTIQERDRLLNKLENHIRQTFNIAEITLQLTSYKKTSLIPIHPLFKQDLVFILSHNKAN comes from the coding sequence ATGCTTTCACTTGAATGGTGTGGATGTGAACATGATTCGGCAAAAGTATTGAATAATCAGCAGAAATCTAAAGTATTGTGGCTAACAGTAGGTTTACTTGCTGTTTTTTTCGTTGCCGAGTGGAGTGTGGGTTTATGGAGTCAAAGTTTATCTTTACAGGCGGATGCAGGACATATTTTATCGGATATTACAGCCTTAGTAATATCTCTACTTGCTAGTTTTTTAGCACAGCAACCAGCTAAGAAAAAAGCAACCTTTGGAAATCAGCGGATCGAAGTTTTAGCAGCCTTGTTAAATGGGTTAGGTTTGCTGGCGATCGCTACTTTTATCATATTGGAAGCTATTCAACGCTGGCAACATCCAGCAGCCATTTTAGGCTTACCAATGTTAGGGATTGCGGTATTAGGTTTAATCGTCAATCTGCTCAATATTACTTTGCTTCATCCCCACACTCACGATGATTTAAACTTGCGCGGAGCTTTGCTTCATGTCATCGCTGATACTGCTAGTTCTGTGGGCGTAATTATAGCTGCAATAGCCGTTCATCTTTGGGATTGGTGGTGGGCAGATGTTGCTATTAGTTTAGTAGTTGCAATTTTTACGGGTTTAAGTGCTTTACCTTTAGTGCAAGAAAGTTTAAAGATTTTTTTGGAATATGCACCAGAATCAATTGACCCCCTTGAGGTTGAAATATCTCTCAAATCCTTTCCTGGTGTTGTGCAAGTAGAAAAACTCCACATCTGGACACTTAGCTTAAATAAAGTAATGCTTTGTGCAAATTTAACGGTTGAATGTACAACTATCCAAGAACGCGATCGCTTACTCAATAAGTTAGAAAATCACATCCGACAAACTTTTAATATTGCTGAAATAACTTTGCAGCTAACTAGCTACAAAAAAACCTCATTAATACCAATTCATCCTTTATTTAAACAAGATTTAGTTTTCATATTGTCTCATAATAAAGCAAATTAA
- a CDS encoding PhoX family phosphatase: MSKLSRREILIFFAGSAGAAILGDKFLSGVVSSAEVKTTPLSFTPVRLPHPLPIYQQQKNFLPTGIGQGEVVNVSADIKLGNYNVIDDVVVPPEYERYVIVSWGDRVFPSKDDYFGYNNDFTGFIPLEKTNDVGYLWVNHEYVSFPFSTLVVEDSSDIKGLPDAFEKVIGWALPSSRNIEVEGEFLYNQGGSIVRISRQNVNKRFAVVKDAKNRRIHGLSGLGINSQRKDDYKNITAWGSRNHQKGDKNYLIATGPAATQVFNLSSDELGNKIIGTAFNCSGGKTPWGTILSAEENFQNSVTEGVKANGTQTSYTDKTLGKTFGLVGEKYGWIVEIDPTNPQFRPRKHTWLGRFRHENVALRVEKGQKLVAYLGDDRRGGHTWKFVSARTISSPTSKTNSSLWENGTLYVARYHPDGTGKWIPLLLTTATNPITPTVLSSVEFAALQKVQKEGLLPLPRRNGIAGETKDGGTFKCDRTNEAKALPNYQNKKLSDFYSSQGAVLSDAFLAANLVGGTPTARPEDIEVHPTTKEVFIAYTDGAPGSDGYPDSRIFQVAKLSTDAKATQQSGGLYKIIEDNADATSLTFRWQRFAQGGEAGSVNGAGFANVDNLVFDNQGNIWGVTDMSTGTHNGFDVGAEGKQTKIDHTASGNVSDFTGVFGNNWLFFIPTSGANAGQVTPFAYGPVRCEMTGPTFVGNTLIISVQHPGEDCPINDGTMLSRSIELLDLNGTTFNQTRSLPRGSSWPSNISKTDGGKEESTGIPRPSVIGIVPKNSRSKFI; encoded by the coding sequence ATGTCTAAATTGAGTCGGAGAGAAATTTTAATATTTTTTGCTGGCAGTGCTGGTGCTGCTATTTTGGGAGATAAATTCCTAAGCGGTGTTGTCAGCAGTGCAGAAGTAAAAACCACGCCACTCAGCTTTACACCTGTACGCTTACCACATCCACTACCAATTTATCAACAGCAGAAAAATTTCTTACCAACAGGAATTGGTCAAGGAGAAGTAGTTAATGTATCTGCGGATATTAAATTAGGTAACTATAACGTTATTGATGATGTGGTAGTGCCGCCAGAATACGAACGTTATGTAATTGTCAGTTGGGGCGATCGCGTCTTTCCTAGCAAAGATGATTATTTCGGTTACAATAACGATTTTACTGGGTTTATTCCCTTGGAAAAAACTAATGATGTCGGTTATTTATGGGTGAATCATGAATACGTTAGTTTTCCGTTTTCTACCTTAGTAGTAGAAGATTCTTCCGATATTAAAGGACTACCCGATGCTTTTGAGAAGGTAATTGGTTGGGCTTTACCTTCCAGCAGAAATATTGAAGTTGAAGGTGAATTTTTATATAACCAAGGCGGCTCAATTGTTCGCATATCTCGCCAGAATGTGAATAAACGTTTTGCTGTGGTTAAAGATGCCAAAAATCGCCGCATTCATGGTCTTTCTGGATTGGGAATCAATAGTCAACGCAAGGATGACTACAAAAATATCACAGCTTGGGGAAGTCGCAACCACCAAAAAGGGGACAAAAATTATTTAATTGCGACTGGCCCAGCTGCAACTCAAGTTTTTAATCTCTCCTCCGATGAATTGGGTAACAAAATTATTGGTACTGCCTTCAACTGTTCTGGCGGTAAAACTCCTTGGGGAACGATTTTATCTGCGGAAGAGAACTTCCAAAATAGCGTCACAGAAGGAGTCAAAGCTAATGGTACTCAGACGAGTTACACAGATAAAACTCTCGGCAAAACTTTTGGTTTAGTTGGCGAAAAATACGGTTGGATTGTAGAAATTGACCCGACAAATCCACAATTTCGCCCCCGTAAACACACTTGGTTAGGTCGCTTTCGCCATGAGAATGTTGCCCTGCGCGTTGAAAAAGGCCAGAAATTAGTTGCTTACTTGGGTGATGACAGACGTGGCGGACACACTTGGAAATTTGTCAGTGCCAGAACTATTTCTTCACCTACCAGTAAAACTAACAGTAGCTTATGGGAAAATGGGACTTTGTATGTTGCCCGCTATCATCCAGACGGTACAGGTAAATGGATACCGTTGCTCTTAACTACTGCTACTAATCCAATTACACCGACAGTTCTATCTTCTGTAGAATTTGCTGCCTTGCAGAAAGTACAAAAAGAAGGTCTTTTACCACTACCGAGACGTAATGGTATTGCAGGTGAAACCAAAGATGGTGGTACATTTAAATGCGATCGCACTAACGAAGCCAAAGCACTACCTAATTATCAAAATAAAAAGCTATCTGACTTCTACTCTAGCCAAGGTGCTGTCCTGAGTGATGCCTTTTTAGCTGCAAACTTAGTTGGTGGAACTCCCACAGCGCGTCCAGAAGATATAGAAGTGCATCCAACTACCAAAGAAGTCTTCATTGCCTATACTGATGGTGCGCCGGGAAGCGATGGTTATCCTGATTCCCGAATTTTTCAAGTTGCTAAGTTAAGTACAGATGCCAAAGCGACTCAGCAATCAGGCGGACTATACAAAATTATTGAAGATAATGCCGATGCAACAAGTTTAACCTTCCGGTGGCAGAGATTTGCCCAAGGTGGCGAAGCCGGATCGGTGAATGGTGCTGGTTTTGCCAACGTCGATAATTTAGTTTTCGACAATCAAGGAAATATTTGGGGTGTCACAGATATGTCTACCGGTACTCACAATGGTTTTGATGTTGGTGCTGAGGGTAAACAAACCAAAATCGATCACACAGCTAGCGGGAACGTTTCTGATTTTACAGGAGTTTTCGGTAATAACTGGCTATTTTTTATCCCTACTAGTGGTGCTAATGCGGGACAGGTAACACCGTTTGCTTATGGGCCAGTGCGTTGTGAAATGACAGGGCCAACTTTTGTTGGAAATACACTGATTATTTCAGTACAACATCCTGGTGAAGATTGTCCAATAAATGATGGCACAATGCTGAGTCGCAGTATTGAATTACTAGATTTGAATGGTACTACATTTAATCAAACTCGAAGTTTACCTCGTGGCAGTAGTTGGCCAAGTAATATCTCGAAAACTGATGGTGGTAAGGAAGAATCTACAGGTATTCCCCGACCATCTGTAATTGGTATCGTCCCAAAAAATTCTCGCAGTAAGTTTATTTAA
- a CDS encoding glycosyltransferase family 2 protein, with the protein MIPTYNRQPILEKCLRALEVQELSQPNSVIDYEIVLVDDGSIDGTLEWLAEHKEEFPHVRWFQQDHAGPAAARNLGVKEALGDTIIFIDSDLVVLNNFLQAHDNALVQGKEKLGSDRLFTYGAVINTCNFNNPTAEPYKVTDFSAAFFATGNVAIPKHWLEKAGLFDTSFQLYGWEDLELGVRLKKLGLTLIKCPEAVGYHWHPAFNLEQIPRLIDQEIQRGRMGVLFYQKHPTWEVRMMIQMTWLHRLLWGILSLNGVLNERTMAPFLQWLINLGKPQLALEIARIFLNWYNVKGVYEAYAQMQQTL; encoded by the coding sequence GTGATACCGACTTATAATCGCCAACCGATTTTAGAAAAGTGCCTCCGCGCTTTGGAGGTGCAGGAGTTGAGTCAGCCAAATTCGGTTATTGATTACGAGATTGTCTTGGTAGATGATGGTTCTATTGATGGTACATTGGAGTGGTTGGCAGAACACAAAGAAGAGTTTCCCCATGTGCGATGGTTTCAGCAAGACCATGCTGGTCCAGCTGCGGCTCGGAATTTGGGAGTAAAAGAGGCGCTGGGAGACACAATTATTTTTATTGATAGTGATTTGGTAGTGCTGAATAATTTCCTGCAAGCTCATGATAACGCCTTAGTGCAGGGGAAAGAGAAATTGGGGAGCGATCGCCTTTTCACTTACGGCGCAGTTATTAATACTTGTAATTTCAACAATCCAACGGCTGAACCCTACAAAGTCACAGATTTTTCAGCAGCTTTTTTTGCTACGGGGAATGTCGCAATCCCCAAACATTGGCTAGAGAAAGCCGGACTTTTTGACACCAGCTTTCAACTCTATGGCTGGGAAGATTTAGAATTAGGTGTGCGACTGAAAAAACTAGGTTTGACACTAATTAAATGTCCAGAAGCCGTAGGATATCACTGGCATCCAGCATTTAACTTAGAACAAATTCCCCGATTAATTGACCAAGAAATTCAACGTGGACGTATGGGAGTTTTGTTTTATCAAAAACATCCCACATGGGAAGTGCGGATGATGATTCAAATGACTTGGCTGCATCGCTTACTTTGGGGTATTCTTTCACTCAATGGTGTACTGAATGAACGGACAATGGCTCCGTTCTTGCAATGGCTAATTAATTTAGGTAAACCGCAATTAGCTTTAGAAATTGCTCGAATCTTCCTCAACTGGTATAACGTGAAGGGTGTTTATGAAGCTTATGCTCAAATGCAGCAAACATTGTGA
- a CDS encoding RMD1 family protein, giving the protein MQKLLFNDRDRFRAQALFLGEDINLQTLENYVCLATMPVMISVGEHGCAVLLDYGAVVLFNLEPKEKSVFLTKLSSQVSDSFADPETEEVEVYLNVVESERVKEGKIFLHEFSVERLQIVADILAKSVVLSHYETSLAAVFDQIEPFAASLQREHRGRRQSRELLRQLGTTLLVQHKIVGRVEIIDKPELLWESPQLENLYLRLEDEYEIRERHNALERKLELITQTAQTVLEFMQHSSSQRVEWYVVILIVVEILLSLYDIIFKG; this is encoded by the coding sequence ATGCAAAAACTTCTTTTTAATGACAGAGATAGATTTAGAGCGCAGGCCCTATTTCTTGGTGAAGATATCAACTTACAGACGTTGGAGAATTACGTTTGCTTGGCGACTATGCCAGTAATGATTTCAGTCGGTGAACACGGCTGTGCGGTACTGCTGGACTATGGTGCAGTTGTCCTGTTTAATCTTGAGCCGAAAGAAAAGTCAGTCTTCTTAACCAAACTATCCTCTCAAGTTAGTGACTCTTTTGCCGACCCGGAAACAGAAGAGGTGGAAGTTTATCTCAACGTTGTGGAGAGTGAGCGAGTTAAGGAAGGAAAAATTTTTCTCCATGAATTTAGTGTAGAACGCTTGCAGATAGTGGCAGATATTCTCGCTAAAAGTGTTGTGCTGTCTCATTATGAAACTAGCCTCGCGGCTGTATTCGATCAAATTGAACCGTTTGCGGCTAGTCTCCAGCGTGAACACAGGGGAAGACGCCAGAGTAGGGAATTACTGCGTCAACTTGGGACTACGCTGTTAGTTCAACATAAGATTGTAGGGCGAGTTGAGATCATTGATAAGCCGGAGTTGCTCTGGGAGTCCCCACAGCTAGAAAACTTATATCTGCGTTTGGAGGATGAATACGAAATCCGTGAGCGTCACAATGCCTTAGAACGCAAACTAGAGCTAATTACCCAAACAGCACAAACAGTGTTGGAGTTCATGCAGCATAGCAGTAGTCAGCGAGTGGAGTGGTATGTAGTGATTCTGATTGTGGTGGAGATTCTGCTGTCACTGTACGACATCATTTTTAAAGGCTGA
- a CDS encoding esterase-like activity of phytase family protein, which produces MLKRNLFLFLLASFFVAPAANADVKLIAIGTLSGNISDRSQKTSAPLENGVQGNLLGGFGSGLAYAGRNTFIAIPDRGPNAKAYNSAVDDTTSYINRFQTITVELEPSRSPLGLPFTLTPYLVDTTLLSSNKPLYYGIGLGLGVPNGSPALNANNSYYFTGRSDNFDPTQISTNPNNARFDPEGVRVSNDGKSVFISDEYGPYVYQFDRKTGKRIKVFTLNSKFAVSNLNPVGAIEISGNTSGRVANKGMEGLAITPNGKTLIGILQSPLIQDGGTNGAYTRIVKIDIATGATQEYAYKLDNIGTPAKPKYPTVSEILSISDREFLVDERDGKGLGDASQAVFKKIYRIDLTNAQEVSNITGESNLAGKEVSKTLFLDVVATLTQNGIRPEDIPAKLEGLAFGPDVVINHTIKHTLFISNDNDFVGTITSDALHPAGIDNPNKFFVFAIDATDIPGFVPQKIEGEHEYRGSGKEGEEDK; this is translated from the coding sequence ATGCTCAAGAGAAATCTCTTTCTGTTCTTGTTAGCATCATTTTTTGTTGCCCCCGCAGCCAACGCAGATGTTAAGCTGATCGCAATTGGAACCCTGAGTGGTAATATCAGCGATCGCTCCCAGAAAACCTCCGCTCCGCTCGAAAATGGTGTTCAGGGAAACCTCCTTGGTGGTTTTGGGTCAGGACTGGCCTATGCGGGTCGTAACACTTTCATTGCAATCCCAGATCGAGGCCCGAATGCCAAGGCATACAATAGTGCCGTGGATGACACAACATCCTATATCAACCGCTTCCAAACTATCACTGTGGAACTCGAACCAAGTCGATCTCCTTTAGGGTTGCCCTTTACTCTTACTCCTTATTTAGTTGACACGACTCTGCTATCCAGCAATAAGCCTCTATACTACGGTATTGGGTTAGGACTGGGAGTGCCTAACGGTTCCCCTGCCCTGAATGCCAACAACAGCTACTATTTCACTGGACGCTCAGACAACTTCGACCCCACTCAGATATCGACCAATCCCAATAATGCCCGTTTTGATCCTGAAGGCGTGCGTGTATCGAATGATGGTAAGTCCGTCTTTATCTCTGATGAATACGGTCCTTATGTGTACCAATTCGATCGCAAGACAGGTAAGCGCATCAAAGTCTTTACACTCAACAGCAAGTTTGCTGTCAGCAATCTAAATCCTGTTGGTGCTATAGAGATTAGCGGTAACACATCTGGACGTGTGGCAAACAAGGGTATGGAAGGTCTGGCAATTACTCCTAATGGCAAGACCCTAATCGGCATACTGCAAAGTCCGCTGATTCAGGATGGGGGTACTAATGGCGCTTACACCAGAATTGTTAAGATCGATATTGCAACAGGCGCTACTCAAGAATACGCCTATAAGCTAGATAATATCGGCACACCAGCTAAACCGAAATATCCAACAGTAAGTGAAATTTTATCCATTAGCGATCGCGAATTCTTAGTAGACGAACGAGATGGCAAGGGTTTGGGTGATGCTTCTCAGGCTGTCTTCAAGAAGATATATCGTATCGATCTAACTAATGCTCAAGAAGTCAGCAATATCACCGGGGAAAGCAACCTTGCGGGTAAAGAAGTTAGCAAAACCCTCTTCCTTGATGTCGTAGCGACGCTAACTCAGAATGGGATCAGACCAGAAGACATACCTGCCAAGCTTGAAGGTTTGGCTTTTGGGCCAGATGTGGTTATCAACCACACAATCAAGCATACGCTCTTTATCAGCAACGATAACGACTTCGTTGGTACTATAACGTCGGATGCTTTGCATCCAGCAGGTATCGACAACCCAAACAAGTTTTTCGTCTTTGCAATTGATGCTACAGACATTCCAGGCTTCGTACCCCAAAAGATTGAAGGAGAGCATGAATATCGGGGTTCCGGGAAAGAAGGGGAAGAAGATAAGTAG
- a CDS encoding DEAD/DEAH box helicase has translation MSFSHLGLSNEIIRAVTERGYTEPTPIQMQSIPAVLSGSDLLAGAQTGTGKTASFTLPLLHRLSSNKSKGTPNGYPPIRALILTPTRELAAQVEESVREYGKYLNLNSMVIFGGVGINLQKQRLRGRVDILVATPGRLLDHVQQGTLNLSHIEVLVLDEADRMLDMGFIHDIRRILSLLPKQRQNLLFFATFSDKIKALAAGLLNNPKMIEVARRNVTAETIAQKIYQVDRDKKRQLLAHLIRRDNWYQVLVFTRTKYGADRLVKQLGEDRIQALAIHGNKSQPVRTNALAKFKNGSLQVLVATDIAARGLDISELPHVVNFDLPNVPEDYVHRIGRTGRAGASGEAVSLVCVDEYPLLKDIEKLIEQRLPREVVAGFGPNLDIEPEAIPNGRQHRQKPGSDKRPARTAKLSPPTSAKRKAAPPATNGDKPSARSSASRRSAKRDR, from the coding sequence ATGTCTTTTTCTCATCTCGGCTTGTCCAATGAAATTATCCGTGCTGTTACCGAACGAGGGTACACGGAACCCACCCCAATCCAGATGCAGTCGATTCCTGCTGTATTGTCGGGTAGCGATTTGTTAGCTGGGGCACAAACTGGCACTGGCAAGACCGCTAGTTTCACCCTGCCACTTTTACATCGGTTGTCGTCTAACAAGAGCAAAGGTACGCCTAATGGATACCCACCGATCCGAGCCTTGATTCTCACCCCGACTCGCGAACTCGCGGCCCAAGTGGAAGAAAGCGTGCGCGAGTACGGCAAGTACTTAAATCTCAACTCAATGGTGATTTTTGGCGGAGTCGGGATTAATCTGCAAAAACAGCGTTTGAGGGGTCGAGTGGATATTTTGGTCGCTACTCCTGGGCGACTGCTAGACCACGTACAGCAGGGTACGCTGAACCTATCGCATATTGAGGTTTTGGTTCTAGATGAAGCCGATCGGATGTTGGACATGGGCTTTATTCATGATATCCGCCGCATCCTCTCACTTCTGCCCAAACAGCGGCAAAATTTGCTATTCTTCGCTACTTTCTCAGACAAAATTAAGGCACTAGCCGCCGGACTGCTCAACAACCCAAAAATGATTGAGGTAGCACGCCGCAATGTTACCGCCGAAACGATCGCCCAGAAGATTTATCAGGTAGACCGTGACAAGAAACGCCAATTACTTGCTCATCTAATTCGGCGAGATAATTGGTATCAAGTGTTAGTCTTCACTCGCACTAAATATGGCGCTGACCGTTTGGTGAAGCAGTTGGGTGAAGACCGCATTCAAGCACTGGCAATCCACGGTAATAAAAGCCAGCCTGTGCGTACCAACGCTTTGGCGAAGTTCAAAAATGGCAGCTTGCAAGTACTGGTAGCAACGGACATTGCTGCTAGAGGTCTTGACATCAGCGAACTGCCCCATGTAGTTAACTTCGATCTACCCAATGTACCCGAAGATTATGTACATCGCATTGGCCGCACCGGTCGCGCTGGTGCATCAGGTGAAGCCGTATCGCTGGTTTGCGTCGATGAATACCCTCTATTGAAAGATATCGAAAAACTGATCGAGCAGCGCTTGCCCAGGGAAGTAGTTGCTGGCTTTGGCCCCAACCTCGATATTGAGCCAGAAGCAATCCCCAATGGACGGCAACACAGACAAAAGCCAGGAAGTGACAAGCGTCCGGCTCGTACTGCTAAACTGTCGCCACCGACATCAGCGAAACGTAAAGCCGCACCACCTGCCACCAATGGCGATAAACCTAGCGCTCGTTCGTCTGCATCGCGCCGTTCTGCTAAACGCGATCGCTAA